A genomic stretch from Leptodactylus fuscus isolate aLepFus1 chromosome 10, aLepFus1.hap2, whole genome shotgun sequence includes:
- the EGR2 gene encoding E3 SUMO-protein ligase EGR2: MMTAKAVEKIPVTIGGFVHQMPEAIYPVDESSLPTSVTIFPNVDMGGPFEQMGSVNGDGMISVDMNGDKRSLDLPYSSSYPPAPRNQTFTYMGKFSIDPQYPGASWNPEGFFNIVSAGILGVTQSSSSSTTSSNASSCSPNPLSCSMAHSQNDLEHMYSPPPYSSCAEIPVYQDSSAFLSTSTGTSLSYPPPSYPSPKPASDGTIFNMIPEYPPLFPNPCQRDLHPMTDRKPFPCPLDSIRVPPPLTPLTPLSTIRNFSLGGTTNETSRLPSAYSPPNLPLRPILRPRKYPNRPSKTPVHERPYPCPAEGCDRRFSRSDELTRHIRIHTGHKPFQCRICMRNFSRSDHLTTHIRTHTGEKPFACDYCGRKFARSDERKRHTKIHLRQKERKSSASGASATPSGSTGNERSLSLSPCSAASSSSAQMGLCPNRTS, from the exons ATGATGACTGCCAAAGCTGTAGAGAAAATCCCAGTGACTATTGGGGGATTTGTGCATCAGATGCCAGAGGCGATTTACCCTGTGGATGAGTCTTCTTTACCCACCTCTGTTACTATCTTCCCTAATGTTGACATGGGAGGACCATTTGAGCAGATGGGCAGTGTGAATGGAG ATGGAATGATCAGTGTGGACATGAATGGTGACAAGAggtccctggatctgccctactCCAGCAGTTACCCCCCTGCTCCTCGCAACCAGACTTTCACCTATATGGGCAAGTTCTCCATTGACCCCCAGTACCCAGGGGCTAGCTGGAACCCAGAGGGCTTCTTTAATATCGTCAGTGCTGGGATCCTGGGAGTGACCCAATCTTCCTCATCCTCCACCACCTCTTCCAACGCCTCGTCCTGCTCCCCCAATCCTCTGAGCTGCAGTATGGCCCACAGCCAGAATGACCTGGAGCACATGTACTCCCCCCCTCCATACTCCAGCTGTGCTGAGATTCCAGTCTACCAGGACAGCTCTGCTTTCCTCAGCACCTCCACTGGCACCTCTCTCTCATACCCTCCCCCTTCGTACCCTTCCCCTAAACCAGCTTCGGATGGCACCATCTTCAACATGATCCCGGAGTACCCACCCCTCTTCCCAAACCCATGCCAAAGAGATCTGCACCCCATGACAGACCGCAAGCCATTCccatgccccctggactccatcAGAGTGCCCcctcctctcactcccctcaccCCTCTGTCCACCATCCGAAATTTCTCCCTAGGAGGCACCACCAATGAGACGTCCCGACTACCCAGCGCTTACAGCCCCCCAAATCTTCCTCTACGACCCATCCTCAGACCCAGGAAGTACCCCAACCGCCCAAGCAAGACTCCAGTGCATGAGAGACCCTACCCCTGCCCGGCTGAAGGATGCGACCGCCGCTTCTCCAGATCTGATGAACTGACCAGGCACATTCGCATTCACACTGGCCACAAGCCGTTCCAGTGTCGCATCTGCATGAGAAACTTTAGCCGCAGCGACCACTTGACCACGCACATCCGCacccacacgggggagaagcctttCGCCTGCGATTACTGTGGCAGAAAGTTTGCCCGCAGCGACGAGCGCAAGCGACACACCAAGATCCACCTGCGACAGAAGGAGAGAAAGAGCTCGGCCAGCGGAGCCAGCGCGACACCTAGCGGCAGCACGGGGAATGAGCGCTCCCTCAGCCTCAGCCCTTGCTCTGCAGCTTCCTCCAGCAGCGCTCAGATGGGACTGTGTCCTAATAGGACCTCATAG